From Streptomyces fungicidicus, one genomic window encodes:
- a CDS encoding pyridoxal phosphate-dependent aminotransferase, which produces MADNVTSLFRSTAAHSPSMAALTRESDGAGPVDFCIPCNPYFPTPAMFEDMAVRLRDIITYYPSSADTITAELCSLLRLPPQCVAMGNGSTELITWIDHLLVRESLAVPVPTFGRWTDQPMETGKRVDMFPLQESSGFALDLAQYAEFIRARGTRVAVICNPNNPDGGFLHRHAVVQFMDAMADLDLVVIDESFLEFADAENEPSVVQEAMLRPNVVVLRSLGKNFGLHGIRFGYLVANPALAGKVRSMLPKWNLNSFAEHVVFMLKEHGAEYAQSLHQVRRDRMDMSGQLSALPGLTVYPSQGNFLFVRLPVGAEGTVVRDRMLTEHRILVRECGNKIGSSSRFLRLVVRPQVDVRRLVTGLEQVLYGTSRRGAAGPEQATGTGYSSGTPAVDRLVSRTNGAGMPGLAAQAVGAGVPGLAAAPGAGAGMPLPAAAPAAVPQPVPQPEPLPQSLAPVAAMTPAAPMGPAAMAPAAPVAAPAPMAAPVPMAAPVAPVIQPPPAAAMPGPTPPGVPARGGLTAAQVRGTTEPGPAPVPAAGWPHSQSWPNAAGMG; this is translated from the coding sequence TTGGCCGACAACGTCACCTCGTTGTTCCGCAGCACCGCGGCGCACAGCCCGTCGATGGCGGCGCTGACACGGGAGAGCGACGGGGCCGGGCCGGTGGACTTCTGCATCCCCTGCAACCCCTACTTCCCCACCCCCGCCATGTTCGAGGACATGGCGGTCCGGCTGCGCGACATCATCACGTACTACCCCAGCAGCGCCGACACCATCACGGCCGAGCTGTGCAGCCTGCTCCGGCTGCCGCCGCAGTGCGTGGCGATGGGCAACGGATCGACCGAGCTGATCACCTGGATCGACCACCTCCTCGTCCGCGAGTCCCTCGCCGTCCCCGTCCCCACCTTCGGCCGCTGGACCGACCAGCCCATGGAGACCGGCAAGCGGGTCGACATGTTCCCGCTCCAGGAGTCCAGCGGCTTCGCCCTCGACCTCGCCCAGTACGCGGAGTTCATCCGCGCCCGGGGCACCCGGGTCGCGGTGATCTGCAACCCCAACAACCCCGACGGCGGCTTCCTCCACAGACACGCCGTCGTGCAGTTCATGGACGCCATGGCCGACCTGGACCTGGTGGTGATCGACGAGTCCTTCCTGGAGTTCGCCGACGCGGAGAACGAACCGAGCGTGGTGCAGGAGGCGATGCTGCGGCCCAACGTCGTCGTACTGCGCAGCCTCGGCAAGAACTTCGGGCTGCACGGCATCCGTTTCGGCTATCTGGTCGCCAACCCGGCGCTCGCCGGGAAGGTGCGCTCGATGCTGCCGAAGTGGAACCTCAACTCCTTCGCCGAGCACGTGGTGTTCATGCTGAAGGAGCACGGCGCCGAGTACGCCCAGAGCCTGCACCAGGTGCGCCGCGACCGGATGGACATGTCCGGCCAGCTCTCCGCGCTGCCCGGCCTGACGGTCTACCCCTCCCAGGGCAACTTCCTCTTCGTGCGCCTCCCCGTGGGCGCCGAGGGCACCGTGGTCCGGGACCGGATGCTCACCGAGCACCGGATCCTGGTCCGTGAGTGCGGCAACAAGATCGGCTCGTCCAGCCGCTTCCTGCGTCTGGTGGTACGCCCCCAGGTGGACGTGCGCCGCCTGGTGACCGGCCTGGAACAGGTGCTCTACGGGACGTCCAGGAGGGGAGCCGCCGGGCCCGAGCAGGCCACCGGGACCGGCTACAGCTCGGGCACGCCGGCGGTGGACCGCCTGGTGAGCCGGACCAACGGGGCCGGCATGCCGGGCCTCGCCGCCCAGGCCGTCGGCGCCGGCGTTCCGGGGCTCGCCGCCGCTCCGGGCGCCGGCGCCGGCATGCCGCTCCCGGCGGCGGCCCCGGCCGCGGTGCCGCAGCCGGTGCCCCAGCCGGAGCCGTTGCCCCAGTCCCTGGCTCCCGTGGCGGCCATGACTCCCGCCGCGCCGATGGGTCCCGCCGCCATGGCCCCCGCCGCGCCGGTGGCCGCCCCGGCGCCGATGGCGGCCCCGGTGCCGATGGCCGCTCCGGTGGCTCCCGTCATCCAGCCGCCGCCCGCCGCGGCGATGCCCGGGCCCACCCCGCCGGGGGTGCCGGCCCGGGGCGGGCTCACGGCGGCCCAGGTGCGCGGGACCACGGAGCCGGGACCGGCGCCCGTCCCGGCCGCGGGATGGCCCCACAGCCAGAGCTGGCCCAACGCGGCGGGGATGGGATGA
- a CDS encoding arabinan endo-1,5-alpha-L-arabinosidase, whose product MSRTLRKRTALLALPTAALLALMPTAASAYPNPGRVTGSVVTHDPSMIRTSSGQYLLYATGGGISNKTSGDRVAFSAGADAFSSRPSWWRTYSSVPEAWAPDISYHGGKYLMYYSVSSFGSNTSAIGLAGSTTGQPGSWSDYGIVYTSSSSSDYNAIDPNLFVDDDGKWWLSFGSWWTGIKMIRIDPSTGKQLSSDTTRRSLASRPSGTKAVEAPFVVKRNGYYYLFASYDTCCAGTGSTYKVKVGRATAVTGPYRDKNGVAMTNNGGTPVLESHGSVIGPGGQSIMNDVDGDLIVYHYYDGNDNGTPKLGVNLLNWSSGWPVAY is encoded by the coding sequence ATGAGCCGCACCCTCCGAAAGCGCACCGCGCTCCTCGCGCTGCCCACCGCCGCGCTCCTCGCCCTCATGCCGACCGCCGCGTCCGCGTACCCCAACCCCGGCCGCGTCACCGGGTCCGTCGTCACGCACGACCCGTCGATGATCCGGACCTCCTCCGGGCAGTACCTCCTCTACGCGACCGGCGGCGGCATCAGCAACAAGACCTCCGGCGACCGCGTCGCCTTCTCCGCCGGCGCCGACGCGTTCTCCTCGCGCCCCAGCTGGTGGCGCACCTACTCCTCGGTGCCGGAGGCCTGGGCGCCGGACATCTCGTACCACGGCGGCAAGTACCTGATGTACTACTCCGTCTCCTCCTTCGGCTCCAACACCTCCGCCATCGGGCTCGCCGGCTCGACGACCGGACAGCCGGGCAGCTGGAGCGACTACGGCATCGTCTACACCTCCAGCTCCTCCAGCGACTACAACGCCATCGACCCCAACCTCTTCGTGGACGACGACGGCAAGTGGTGGCTGTCCTTCGGCAGTTGGTGGACCGGCATCAAGATGATCCGGATCGACCCGTCCACCGGGAAGCAGCTCTCCTCCGACACCACCCGCCGCTCCCTCGCCTCCCGCCCCTCCGGGACGAAGGCCGTCGAGGCGCCGTTCGTGGTCAAGCGCAACGGCTACTACTACCTCTTCGCCTCGTACGACACCTGCTGCGCGGGCACCGGCTCCACCTACAAGGTCAAGGTCGGCCGCGCCACCGCCGTCACCGGGCCGTACCGCGACAAGAACGGCGTCGCCATGACGAACAACGGCGGCACACCCGTGCTCGAGTCGCACGGCAGCGTCATCGGACCCGGCGGCCAGTCGATCATGAACGACGTCGACGGGGACCTGATCGTCTACCACTACTACGACGGCAACGACAACGGCACGCCCAAGCTCGGCGTCAACCTCCTGAACTGGAGCAGCGGATGGCCCGTCGCCTACTGA
- a CDS encoding lytic transglycosylase domain-containing protein gives MPVRRARRPRTGRTRKGLRTTAVTVAAMAALTASRAPGLVEDVRDAHAAPPADDARGTAAGGAHAEPGPPGDGSYHTELPPLSTPDVASAAPALVRDLRSQSGIPATVLRAYRAAEASVGRTDPGCRLPWELLAAIGKVESGQARGGAVDRNGTTLGRITGPPLDGRGFALIRDTDGGVHDGDTVYDRAVGPMQFLPSTWARWGADGNSDGRADPNNVFDAALAAGHYLCAGDRDLGRAADLDRAVLSYNHSGAYLRLVRYWLTFYREGVHTVPDGKGVIPRSPGAGGDTPATEPADGDGGGKGGGGIVIGPDPSTPGTPAPSPRPSSPTPEPSATSPGPGTSPTPSPTGQEPSEPPAETPTGTPSPSPDPTDPSPSPTEPDDCVTESGSPTPEPTASPTAPPCPSPSADSGGE, from the coding sequence ATGCCCGTACGCCGCGCACGACGCCCCCGCACCGGCCGTACCCGCAAGGGACTGCGGACGACCGCCGTCACCGTGGCGGCCATGGCGGCCCTGACCGCCTCCCGGGCGCCCGGACTCGTCGAGGACGTGCGGGACGCCCATGCCGCGCCGCCCGCCGACGACGCACGCGGGACGGCCGCCGGCGGCGCCCACGCCGAGCCCGGCCCCCCGGGTGACGGGTCCTACCACACCGAACTCCCGCCCCTGAGCACGCCGGACGTCGCCTCGGCCGCCCCGGCGCTCGTGCGCGACCTCCGTTCCCAGTCCGGCATCCCGGCCACCGTGCTGCGCGCCTACCGCGCCGCCGAGGCCTCCGTCGGCCGTACCGATCCGGGCTGCCGGCTGCCCTGGGAGCTGCTCGCGGCGATCGGCAAGGTCGAGTCCGGCCAGGCGCGCGGCGGCGCGGTCGACCGGAACGGCACCACCCTGGGCAGGATCACCGGACCCCCGCTCGACGGCAGGGGCTTCGCCCTCATCCGGGACACGGACGGGGGCGTCCACGACGGAGACACGGTCTACGACCGCGCGGTGGGGCCGATGCAGTTCCTGCCGTCCACCTGGGCCCGCTGGGGCGCGGACGGCAACAGCGACGGCCGCGCCGACCCGAACAACGTCTTCGACGCGGCCCTGGCGGCCGGGCACTACCTGTGCGCGGGCGACCGGGACCTGGGCCGGGCCGCGGACCTGGACCGGGCGGTCCTCAGCTACAACCACTCCGGGGCCTACCTGCGGCTGGTCCGGTACTGGCTGACGTTCTACCGCGAGGGCGTGCACACCGTCCCCGACGGCAAGGGCGTCATCCCCCGCAGCCCCGGCGCGGGCGGCGACACTCCGGCGACGGAACCTGCGGACGGGGACGGCGGGGGCAAGGGCGGCGGAGGCATCGTCATCGGTCCGGACCCGAGCACCCCGGGCACTCCCGCACCGTCCCCGCGCCCGTCCTCGCCCACCCCCGAGCCCTCCGCCACCTCTCCGGGCCCCGGCACCTCGCCGACGCCGTCCCCGACGGGCCAGGAGCCCTCGGAGCCGCCCGCCGAGACCCCCACCGGAACGCCGTCTCCGTCGCCCGACCCGACCGACCCGAGCCCCTCGCCCACCGAACCGGACGACTGCGTCACCGAGTCCGGGTCACCGACCCCCGAGCCCACCGCCTCCCCGACCGCGCCGCCCTGCCCGTCCCCGTCGGCCGATTCCGGAGGGGAGTGA
- a CDS encoding nuclear transport factor 2 family protein, with translation MTPPRLLRGAGTRKDTPSEALPAPGPDSGPGHTDTSTVAGAPAGGASGGSADQPDADADEGDGVGVPGRWGRGGRLRGVLLGGLAALLVAGGCGFLYGAHQLESDGAARNRALTDTEATDRVAGEVGNALARVFSYTPDGTAAAERSARTVLGGRAARQYQDLFGQVRDDLTEQRVTLSTRAVRTGVIELDGDRARLLVFLDQTSRRGDDAATTAAAQLTVTARLENDRWLIVDLKAR, from the coding sequence ATGACACCACCACGCCTCCTGCGCGGGGCCGGCACCCGCAAGGACACCCCCTCGGAAGCGCTCCCCGCGCCGGGCCCGGACTCCGGTCCGGGGCACACGGACACGTCCACCGTCGCAGGAGCGCCTGCCGGCGGGGCCTCCGGGGGCTCCGCGGATCAGCCCGATGCCGACGCCGACGAGGGTGACGGCGTCGGCGTGCCGGGGCGGTGGGGCCGGGGCGGGCGGCTGCGGGGAGTCCTCCTCGGCGGGTTGGCTGCCCTGTTGGTGGCCGGGGGGTGCGGGTTTCTGTACGGGGCCCATCAGTTGGAGTCGGACGGGGCGGCGCGCAACCGCGCGCTGACGGACACCGAGGCCACCGACCGCGTGGCCGGCGAGGTCGGCAACGCCCTCGCCCGTGTCTTCTCCTACACACCCGACGGCACCGCGGCCGCCGAGCGCTCCGCGCGCACCGTCCTCGGCGGCCGCGCCGCCCGTCAGTACCAGGACCTCTTCGGCCAGGTCCGCGACGACCTCACCGAACAGCGGGTCACCCTGAGCACCCGGGCCGTTCGCACCGGGGTCATCGAACTCGACGGCGACCGCGCGCGCCTGCTGGTCTTCCTCGACCAGACCTCCCGCCGCGGCGACGACGCGGCCACCACCGCGGCCGCCCAGCTCACCGTCACCGCCCGGCTCGAGAACGACCGGTGGCTGATCGTCGACCTCAAGGCCCGCTAG
- a CDS encoding MCE family protein, protein MITLAVRLKNLAFLLVAVLALSYLGIRYADLGRYVGVADYYTVDVRLPRTGGLFTHSDVTYRGVSVGRVGPIGLTADGVVAELRIKKSAPRIPADTRAVVAGLSAVGEQYIDLRPESDGGPYLADGTRIEQADTEVPAPVTDVLSSVDDLVGSVPLDDLRTVVDEFGKAFEGHGDDLQVLIDSGGDFVEAADRALPSTSRLITDGETVLRTQAEEGEAIRGFAVGAKELARTLKGSDADLRRLLAVTPEAATQVSGLLRDLDPSLGVVLANLLTTSEIAVTRQRGLEELLVKYPAAVSVGATAVDGGKLNFGMAVTFFNPLPCTAGYGATRYRNGLDLGTAPALNTGAACTASAAGGSNVRGSANSPKGGAVPEPARPGTLPSGSGGARTAGPAALPGALALPGQAGEAPADMAGLLAPADGGTR, encoded by the coding sequence ATGATCACCCTCGCCGTACGGCTGAAGAACCTCGCCTTCCTCCTCGTCGCCGTCCTCGCCCTCTCCTACCTCGGCATCCGCTACGCCGACCTCGGCCGGTACGTCGGCGTCGCCGACTACTACACCGTCGACGTACGACTCCCGCGCACCGGCGGCCTGTTCACCCACTCCGACGTCACCTACCGGGGCGTCTCCGTGGGACGCGTCGGCCCGATCGGCCTCACCGCCGACGGGGTCGTCGCCGAACTGCGCATCAAGAAGTCCGCCCCGCGCATCCCCGCCGACACCCGGGCCGTGGTCGCCGGGCTCTCCGCCGTGGGCGAGCAGTACATCGACCTGCGGCCCGAGAGCGACGGCGGCCCCTACCTCGCCGACGGGACCCGTATCGAGCAGGCCGACACCGAGGTGCCCGCTCCCGTCACCGACGTGCTCAGCAGCGTCGACGACCTCGTCGGCTCCGTACCGCTCGACGATCTGCGCACGGTCGTGGACGAGTTCGGCAAGGCCTTCGAGGGCCACGGCGACGACCTCCAGGTCCTGATCGACAGCGGCGGCGACTTCGTGGAGGCCGCCGACCGCGCCCTGCCGTCCACCAGCCGGCTCATCACCGACGGCGAGACCGTCCTGCGCACCCAGGCCGAGGAGGGCGAGGCCATCCGCGGCTTCGCCGTCGGGGCGAAGGAACTGGCCCGCACCCTCAAGGGCTCCGACGCGGACCTGCGCCGGCTGCTCGCCGTCACCCCCGAGGCCGCCACCCAGGTCAGCGGCCTGCTGCGGGACCTCGACCCGAGCCTCGGCGTCGTCCTCGCCAATCTGCTCACCACCTCCGAGATCGCCGTCACCCGGCAGCGTGGTCTGGAGGAGCTCCTGGTGAAGTACCCGGCGGCCGTGTCCGTCGGGGCCACCGCCGTCGACGGAGGGAAGCTGAACTTCGGCATGGCCGTCACCTTCTTCAACCCCCTGCCCTGCACGGCCGGATACGGCGCCACGCGCTACCGCAACGGGCTCGACCTCGGCACCGCGCCCGCCCTCAACACCGGCGCGGCCTGCACCGCCTCCGCCGCGGGCGGGTCCAACGTGCGCGGCTCGGCCAACTCCCCGAAGGGCGGCGCGGTGCCCGAGCCGGCCAGACCCGGGACCCTGCCCTCCGGCAGCGGTGGGGCACGGACCGCGGGACCGGCCGCACTGCCCGGCGCGCTCGCCCTGCCCGGCCAGGCGGGCGAGGCGCCCGCGGACATGGCGGGACTCCTCGCCCCGGCGGACGGGGGCACGCGATGA
- a CDS encoding MCE family protein — protein MRRSLLTTGGAAGLTVGGLLALGLGFTLALGAVTVDLPRFDGIEDLPLPGGADLGDHPYTVTAELQDVLSLVPHSAVKVNDVAVGRVTAVELGRDDWSARVTMRINGEVRLPADATARLEQSSLLGEKYVQLVAPGRGSAAGRLEDGAVIPVSRTSRNTEVEEVFGALSLLLNGGGVNQLKTITRELNAALGGREPQVRSTLKRVDTLVTDLDDHRGDITDALDAVNRLSTTLAHRKDDVGTVLTDLSPGLKTLEKQRGSLLTMLRSLDTLSGVAVSTIDASKDDMIADLKAIAPVLKSLADAGTDLPDSLEVLLTYPFTDEVMRGVKGDYLNVYLNMAAAPGTQVIPPLVPRGTPSPSAPADGGTAARGSDGGESAPPSGTPSRQPSPDDSSPLPLPSVTDTGTATGPAATRGGETG, from the coding sequence GTGCGGCGCTCCCTGCTCACCACGGGCGGCGCGGCCGGCCTCACGGTGGGCGGGCTGCTCGCCCTCGGCCTCGGCTTCACCCTGGCCCTCGGCGCGGTCACCGTCGACCTGCCGCGCTTCGACGGCATCGAGGACCTGCCGCTGCCCGGCGGCGCCGACCTCGGCGACCACCCCTACACCGTCACCGCCGAACTCCAGGACGTGCTCAGCCTGGTCCCGCACTCCGCGGTGAAGGTCAACGACGTCGCCGTCGGCCGGGTCACCGCGGTCGAACTGGGCCGCGACGACTGGTCGGCCCGCGTCACCATGAGGATCAACGGTGAGGTGCGCCTCCCCGCGGACGCCACCGCCCGGCTCGAACAGTCCAGCCTGCTGGGGGAGAAGTACGTCCAGCTCGTCGCGCCCGGCCGCGGGTCCGCGGCCGGGCGGCTGGAGGACGGGGCCGTCATCCCGGTCTCCCGCACCAGCCGCAACACCGAGGTCGAGGAGGTGTTCGGCGCGCTGTCCCTGCTCCTCAACGGCGGCGGGGTCAACCAGCTCAAGACCATCACCCGGGAACTCAACGCGGCGCTCGGCGGCCGCGAACCTCAGGTCCGCTCCACGCTGAAGCGGGTCGACACCCTGGTGACCGACCTCGACGACCACCGGGGCGACATCACCGACGCCCTGGACGCCGTCAACCGGCTCTCCACGACCCTCGCCCACCGCAAGGACGACGTCGGCACCGTGCTCACCGATCTCTCGCCCGGACTGAAGACCCTGGAGAAGCAGCGCGGCTCCCTGCTGACCATGCTGCGGTCCCTCGACACGCTCTCCGGCGTGGCCGTCTCCACCATCGACGCGAGCAAGGACGACATGATCGCCGACCTCAAGGCCATCGCGCCGGTCCTGAAGTCGCTCGCGGACGCGGGCACGGACCTGCCCGACTCGCTCGAAGTGCTGCTAACGTACCCGTTCACCGACGAGGTGATGCGGGGCGTGAAGGGCGACTACCTCAACGTGTACCTGAACATGGCCGCCGCGCCCGGCACCCAGGTGATCCCGCCGCTGGTGCCGCGGGGCACGCCGTCCCCGTCCGCCCCGGCGGACGGCGGTACGGCGGCGCGCGGAAGCGACGGAGGGGAGTCCGCCCCGCCGTCCGGAACCCCCTCGCGGCAGCCGTCCCCCGATGACTCGTCGCCGCTGCCCCTGCCCTCCGTCACGGACACCGGCACGGCCACCGGCCCGGCGGCCACGCGGGGAGGCGAGACGGGATGA
- a CDS encoding MCE family protein yields MSRRGRVLTGVLVLVVLVTAGLTTARVLDSDGTRITAYFDRAVGVYAGSDLRILGVRVGEVESVRPRGTTVRVGLLLDEGVKVPEGARAVVVAGSIVADRYVQLTPAYSSGPALAEGAVLPAARNRTPVEIDQLYASITELGETLGPDGANADGALSDLLSTGAANLDGNGEAIGETVEEFGKAAKTLDGSSGDLFGTLRRLQTFTTMLKEKDTDVRTAQERLDEVVGFFADNKDDLAGALKELGKALGQVKTFVEDNRGELAENVDRLVPLTRTLVEQRASLAEALDVAPLATGNLVQAYNPDSRTLDGRANLNEISMGGPLLPLPATGGSATGKGER; encoded by the coding sequence ATGAGCAGACGCGGAAGAGTCCTCACCGGTGTGCTCGTCCTCGTGGTGCTCGTCACCGCCGGCCTGACCACCGCCCGGGTCCTTGACTCCGACGGCACCCGGATCACCGCCTACTTCGACCGCGCCGTCGGCGTCTACGCCGGGTCCGACCTGCGCATCCTCGGTGTGCGGGTCGGCGAGGTCGAGTCGGTGCGGCCGCGGGGCACCACGGTACGCGTCGGCCTCCTCCTGGACGAGGGCGTCAAGGTCCCCGAGGGCGCGCGGGCCGTCGTCGTCGCGGGGAGCATCGTCGCCGACCGCTATGTGCAGCTCACCCCCGCCTACAGCTCGGGCCCCGCCCTCGCCGAGGGCGCCGTCCTGCCGGCCGCGCGCAACCGCACGCCCGTGGAGATCGACCAGCTCTACGCGTCGATCACCGAACTCGGCGAGACCCTGGGCCCGGACGGCGCCAACGCCGACGGCGCCCTGTCCGACCTGCTGAGCACCGGCGCCGCCAACCTCGACGGCAACGGCGAGGCCATCGGCGAGACCGTCGAGGAGTTCGGCAAGGCGGCCAAGACCCTGGACGGCAGCAGCGGCGACCTGTTCGGCACGCTGCGCAGGCTCCAGACCTTCACCACCATGCTGAAGGAGAAGGACACCGACGTGCGCACCGCGCAGGAACGCCTGGACGAGGTCGTCGGCTTCTTCGCCGACAACAAGGACGACCTCGCCGGTGCGCTGAAGGAACTCGGCAAGGCCCTCGGCCAGGTCAAGACGTTCGTCGAGGACAACCGGGGCGAGCTCGCCGAGAACGTCGACCGGCTCGTGCCGCTCACCCGGACCCTCGTCGAACAGCGGGCCTCGCTCGCCGAGGCGCTGGACGTGGCGCCGCTGGCCACGGGCAACCTGGTGCAGGCCTACAACCCCGACAGCCGCACCCTGGACGGCCGCGCCAACCTCAACGAGATCAGCATGGGCGGCCCCCTGCTGCCGCTGCCCGCCACGGGCGGCTCCGCCACCGGGAAGGGGGAGCGGTGA
- a CDS encoding MCE family protein encodes MRPFTRGERAERPRRPRIKPVKERNPVAVGVVGLAALALLAALVYRVDRLPFGGGTQYSADFSEAAGLDEGDEVRIAGVKAGRVTGVALDGARVKVTFEVEDAWIGDRTTAAIAIKTLLGDKYLALDPLGSRRQDPGTRIPLTRTTSPYDVTQAFQDLGSTVGDIDTRRLAESFETISDTFENSPPHVRNAADGLSALSKSVSKRDAELSELLKGSARFTKTLENHKSSFETLLEDGGSLLGELRDRRKSIRALLKGSRELGRELGGLVEDNEKELGPTLKALGRVTGVLEKNNTQLGKTLALVGPYYRLVNNTLGNGRWFDSYLCGVVPRDYLPETSLPDTGCVPPEQTAAKGSGER; translated from the coding sequence ATGAGACCCTTCACACGGGGCGAACGGGCCGAGCGGCCCCGGCGCCCGCGCATCAAGCCGGTCAAGGAACGCAACCCGGTCGCCGTCGGCGTCGTCGGACTGGCCGCCCTCGCCCTCCTCGCCGCCCTCGTCTACCGCGTCGACCGGCTGCCGTTCGGCGGCGGCACGCAGTACAGCGCCGACTTCTCCGAGGCCGCCGGCCTCGACGAGGGCGACGAGGTGCGCATCGCCGGCGTCAAGGCGGGCCGGGTCACCGGCGTCGCTCTCGACGGCGCCAGGGTGAAGGTCACCTTCGAGGTCGAGGACGCCTGGATCGGCGACCGGACGACCGCCGCCATCGCCATCAAGACCCTCCTCGGCGACAAGTACCTGGCCCTCGACCCGCTCGGCTCCCGCCGGCAGGACCCCGGCACCCGCATCCCGCTGACCCGCACCACCTCCCCCTACGACGTGACACAGGCGTTCCAGGACCTCGGCTCCACCGTCGGGGACATCGACACCCGGCGGCTCGCGGAGAGCTTCGAGACCATCTCCGACACCTTCGAGAACTCCCCGCCCCATGTGCGCAACGCCGCCGACGGCCTGTCCGCCCTGTCGAAGTCCGTCTCCAAGCGTGACGCGGAACTCTCCGAACTCCTCAAGGGCAGCGCCCGGTTCACCAAGACCCTGGAGAACCACAAGTCCAGCTTCGAGACCCTCCTGGAGGACGGCGGCTCGCTGCTCGGCGAACTCCGCGACCGCCGCAAGTCCATCCGCGCCCTGCTCAAGGGCAGCCGGGAACTCGGCAGGGAACTCGGCGGCCTCGTCGAGGACAACGAGAAGGAGCTCGGCCCGACCCTCAAGGCCCTCGGCCGGGTCACCGGCGTCCTGGAGAAGAACAACACCCAGCTCGGCAAGACCCTCGCACTGGTCGGCCCGTACTACCGCCTCGTCAACAACACCCTCGGCAACGGCCGCTGGTTCGACAGCTACCTGTGCGGCGTGGTGCCCCGCGACTACCTGCCCGAGACGTCCCTGCCCGACACCGGCTGCGTACCGCCGGAACAGACGGCGGCCAAGGGGAGCGGTGAGCGATGA
- a CDS encoding MCE family protein: protein MTATDHAHTRRRPLTGPLLKSLAFVLVTALATTVLGLSVADTGVSGGTRSYKALFTDVTGLVDGDSVRISGVEVGEVTDVRVVQRRTAQVTFTVREDRRLPRSATASVKYLNMVGQRYVALDRGAGDLTGTLEAGDTIPLDRTTPALDLTLLFNGFKPLFEGLSPKDVNELAGSIVQVLQGEGATVDSLIRHVGSLSRTVAAKDKVIGAVVENLTTVLGTLNDREDGFDDLVVTLRSLVTGFNGDRKPLGEAVEAMGELTTATAGLLEDGRAPLQRDIRELGRLSTGLGEHTGQIEDFLERSPAKMTALARLSSYGSWFNLYLCEARVSGVTTSDGSEPPTGIALTEPRCRG from the coding sequence ATGACCGCGACGGACCACGCCCACACCCGGCGCCGCCCGCTGACCGGGCCGCTGCTCAAGTCCCTCGCCTTCGTGCTGGTCACCGCCCTCGCCACGACGGTGCTCGGCCTCAGCGTCGCCGACACCGGCGTCAGCGGCGGCACCCGCTCGTACAAGGCCCTGTTCACCGACGTCACCGGACTCGTCGACGGCGACAGCGTAAGGATCTCCGGGGTGGAGGTCGGTGAGGTGACCGACGTCCGCGTCGTGCAACGGCGCACCGCACAGGTCACCTTCACGGTGCGCGAGGACCGCCGGCTGCCCCGGTCGGCCACCGCCTCCGTGAAGTACCTCAACATGGTCGGCCAGCGCTACGTCGCCCTCGACCGCGGCGCCGGCGACCTCACCGGCACGCTCGAGGCGGGCGACACCATCCCGCTCGACCGCACCACGCCCGCCCTCGACCTGACGCTGCTCTTCAACGGGTTCAAGCCGCTGTTCGAGGGGCTGTCCCCGAAGGACGTCAACGAACTCGCCGGATCGATCGTGCAGGTGCTCCAGGGCGAGGGCGCCACCGTCGACAGCCTGATCCGCCACGTCGGCTCGCTCAGCAGGACCGTGGCCGCCAAGGACAAGGTGATCGGCGCCGTCGTCGAGAACCTCACCACCGTCCTCGGCACCCTCAACGACCGTGAGGACGGCTTCGACGACCTCGTCGTCACGCTGCGGTCCCTCGTCACCGGCTTCAACGGCGACCGCAAGCCCCTCGGCGAGGCGGTCGAGGCCATGGGCGAGCTGACCACCGCCACCGCGGGACTCCTCGAGGACGGGCGCGCCCCCCTCCAGCGGGACATCCGCGAACTGGGCCGGCTCTCCACGGGGCTCGGCGAACACACCGGGCAGATCGAGGACTTCCTCGAACGCAGCCCCGCCAAGATGACCGCCCTGGCCCGCCTGTCGTCCTACGGATCGTGGTTCAACCTCTACCTCTGCGAGGCACGGGTGAGCGGAGTGACCACCTCCGACGGCTCGGAACCGCCGACCGGCATCGCGCTGACCGAACCGAGGTGCCGCGGATGA